Proteins from a single region of Corynebacterium pseudogenitalium:
- a CDS encoding DUF2993 domain-containing protein → MKTVWKVLIGILAAILVLFIAAEAGSRAYIGSQMRDQAPEGTEVSFGASPLTLGMLSGTIPHITVTTPSTLVVNGDETTGQPASTVEMDSIKVDASGKSVADTLTATTEVPSEFVRAMLNTQLQQNIGSDFLSALINVSEVTTSPEDGTFTVEFSGGAAAVSLRPEIDDAGGFSVQAVDTSLFGNTLPDEISSAITEALTNGVAEYTDQTMRITGFDVVPGGLRVTMQGHNVDFAELQAYQQ, encoded by the coding sequence ATGAAAACCGTCTGGAAAGTCCTGATCGGCATCCTCGCCGCCATCCTGGTCCTGTTCATCGCCGCCGAAGCCGGCTCACGCGCCTACATCGGCAGCCAGATGCGTGACCAAGCCCCGGAGGGCACCGAGGTTTCCTTCGGCGCTTCCCCACTGACGCTCGGCATGTTGAGTGGCACCATCCCCCACATCACGGTGACCACGCCTTCCACGCTGGTGGTGAACGGCGACGAAACCACCGGCCAGCCGGCTTCCACCGTGGAGATGGACTCCATCAAGGTCGACGCCAGCGGCAAGTCCGTCGCGGACACCCTGACCGCCACCACCGAGGTTCCGAGCGAGTTCGTGCGCGCGATGCTGAACACGCAGCTGCAGCAGAACATCGGCAGCGATTTCCTCTCCGCGCTCATCAACGTGTCCGAGGTGACCACCTCCCCCGAGGACGGCACCTTCACCGTCGAGTTCAGCGGTGGCGCCGCTGCGGTTTCACTTCGCCCCGAAATTGACGACGCCGGCGGATTCTCCGTCCAGGCCGTCGACACCTCGCTGTTCGGCAACACGCTGCCGGATGAGATCTCCTCCGCGATTACCGAGGCACTCACCAACGGCGTGGCCGAGTACACCGACCAGACGATGCGCATCACCGGCTTCGACGTCGTCCCCGGCGGCCTCCGCGTTACCATGCAGGGCCACAACGTGGACTTCGCCGAACTCCAGGCCTACCAGCAGTAG
- a CDS encoding DUF2516 family protein, whose amino-acid sequence MSLTAEQLIMSLPVMANALLFWVLAIAGIVAAVMAASTRPDAFEAAGRQSKGTWVAILAGSAFACMLSLPFVAWIGAVAIGVYYFDVRPQINNILRGNYGW is encoded by the coding sequence ATGTCCCTCACTGCTGAGCAGCTGATCATGTCGCTGCCCGTGATGGCGAACGCGCTGCTGTTTTGGGTGCTGGCCATCGCGGGCATTGTGGCGGCGGTGATGGCGGCGTCGACGCGCCCGGACGCGTTTGAGGCGGCGGGGCGTCAGTCGAAGGGCACGTGGGTGGCCATTCTGGCTGGTTCCGCGTTCGCTTGCATGCTGTCGTTGCCGTTCGTGGCGTGGATTGGCGCGGTCGCCATCGGTGTGTACTACTTCGATGTGCGGCCGCAGATCAACAACATTTTGCGGGGGAATTACGGCTGGTAA
- a CDS encoding methylase has translation MSKHHHNLRSQAGHGQPYGVITRGTTGINRLRRCDRWTRHNARVISLLREGTPLALDVGYGASHTTTCEWAGWLRRINPDVEVVGLEINPERVLPPRDGVRFELGGFELAGYQPQLVRAFNVLRQYDVAEVPDVWRTVTSKLAPGGLFIEGTCDELGRRSTWVLLDATGPQTLTLSWDPFDVATPSDLAERLPKALIHRNVPGEPIHDFLRDADSAWEHAAGWEPHGPRVRWRHAREALARDWPIAPVRRRLSDNTVTVDWAAVAPKGESLH, from the coding sequence CTGGCATCAACCGGCTGCGGCGCTGCGATCGATGGACCCGCCACAACGCGCGGGTCATTTCGCTTTTGCGCGAAGGAACCCCACTAGCACTCGACGTCGGCTACGGCGCCTCCCACACCACCACCTGCGAGTGGGCGGGCTGGCTGCGGCGCATCAACCCCGACGTCGAGGTCGTGGGCCTCGAGATCAACCCCGAGCGGGTCCTCCCGCCGCGCGACGGCGTCCGCTTCGAGCTCGGCGGGTTTGAGCTCGCCGGCTACCAGCCGCAGCTTGTGCGCGCGTTCAACGTGCTGCGCCAGTACGACGTCGCGGAAGTCCCCGACGTGTGGCGCACCGTCACCTCCAAGCTCGCCCCCGGAGGTCTCTTCATCGAGGGCACCTGCGACGAGCTCGGCCGCCGCAGCACCTGGGTGCTTCTCGACGCCACCGGCCCCCAAACCCTCACCCTGTCCTGGGACCCATTCGACGTTGCCACGCCAAGCGATCTGGCCGAACGCCTGCCGAAGGCGCTCATCCACCGCAACGTTCCGGGCGAGCCCATCCACGACTTTCTTCGCGACGCCGACTCCGCCTGGGAACACGCCGCCGGGTGGGAGCCGCACGGCCCCCGGGTGCGGTGGCGCCACGCCCGCGAGGCCCTTGCCCGCGACTGGCCGATCGCCCCGGTGCGCCGTCGGCTCAGCGACAACACCGTCACCGTCGACTGGGCGGCTGTGGCGCCCAAAGGTGAGTCGCTACACTAG
- a CDS encoding DUF445 domain-containing protein, producing the protein MATHALMELTEADEQRRRTLRKYKIGVTALLGLMAVIFLTCSWWQSQGTAPLWVGYVRAAAEAGMVGGLADWFAVAAIFKHPMGLPIPHTALVPNKKDQVADALSDFVSENFLNAETITEKVMAAGIPERAGRWLSLEKNAKRVSEEVGKFTVKAVEAVDPAEAEEFLNSQVIDRFAEPIWGPPIGRALEGFIADGKIEPVVDDIVAWGNERLAGMEDAIVRTIDERMPAWAPKFAKDLVGAKVYNELVAFMADVDKDKDHEARRAIRRQINQFAQDLQFDGAMITRVEELKADVMASNAVQNAAAGLWGQVSAAIIESASDPESLVRRKIALTVHEWGEKLVNEPATREAAERNLQKWTHFAAENGAGQIVGIISETIQKWDGQEAADKIELMVGKDLQYIRVNGTIVGALAGLVIYAVSQLLFF; encoded by the coding sequence ATGGCTACACACGCGTTAATGGAGCTCACCGAGGCGGACGAACAGCGCCGCAGGACACTGCGGAAGTACAAGATCGGGGTGACGGCCCTGCTGGGGCTGATGGCCGTGATCTTCCTGACGTGTTCGTGGTGGCAGTCGCAGGGCACCGCGCCGTTGTGGGTGGGGTACGTGCGCGCGGCGGCGGAGGCCGGGATGGTTGGCGGGCTGGCGGACTGGTTCGCGGTCGCGGCGATCTTTAAGCACCCGATGGGGCTGCCTATCCCGCACACGGCGCTGGTGCCGAACAAGAAGGACCAGGTGGCTGACGCGCTGAGTGACTTCGTGAGTGAGAACTTCCTCAACGCGGAGACCATCACCGAGAAGGTGATGGCGGCGGGCATCCCGGAGCGTGCCGGAAGGTGGTTGTCGCTTGAGAAGAACGCGAAGCGGGTGTCGGAGGAGGTCGGCAAGTTTACGGTCAAAGCCGTCGAGGCGGTCGACCCTGCGGAGGCTGAGGAGTTCCTCAACTCGCAGGTCATTGACCGGTTCGCGGAGCCGATCTGGGGCCCGCCGATCGGGCGCGCGCTGGAGGGCTTCATCGCGGACGGCAAGATCGAGCCGGTGGTCGACGACATCGTCGCCTGGGGCAACGAGCGCCTCGCCGGCATGGAGGACGCCATCGTCCGCACCATCGATGAGCGCATGCCCGCTTGGGCCCCGAAGTTCGCCAAGGACCTGGTCGGTGCGAAGGTCTATAACGAGCTGGTGGCGTTCATGGCGGACGTCGATAAGGACAAGGACCACGAGGCTCGCCGAGCTATTCGACGCCAAATCAACCAGTTCGCGCAGGACCTGCAGTTCGACGGTGCCATGATTACGCGAGTGGAGGAGCTGAAGGCGGATGTGATGGCGTCGAATGCGGTGCAGAACGCGGCCGCGGGGCTGTGGGGGCAGGTGTCGGCGGCGATTATTGAGTCGGCGTCGGATCCGGAGAGTTTGGTGCGTCGAAAGATAGCCCTGACGGTGCACGAGTGGGGCGAGAAGCTAGTCAACGAGCCGGCGACGCGTGAGGCGGCCGAGCGCAACCTGCAGAAGTGGACGCACTTCGCTGCGGAGAACGGTGCGGGGCAGATCGTCGGCATTATTTCGGAGACTATTCAGAAGTGGGACGGGCAGGAAGCCGCCGACAAGATCGAGCTGATGGTGGGCAAGGACCTGCAGTACATCCGCGTGAACGGCACGATCGTGGGTGCATTGGCCGGACTTGTTATATACGCTGTGTCACAGTTGCTGTTTTTCTAA
- a CDS encoding CGLAU_01105 family protein — MSENNSGLRDIADALLVAGQSVGEAVGKLGGDVTEQLKQAVDNARSTFDGAGDDKELKDAVSSFASDAESIVRNIGDSAEAGEAKDAFKLVAEEIRDAFGNIDADDAKQRIESVVARVQERIADLGGKK; from the coding sequence ATGTCTGAGAACAATTCTGGTTTGCGCGATATTGCGGATGCGTTGCTGGTTGCTGGGCAGTCGGTCGGGGAGGCCGTCGGCAAGCTTGGTGGCGATGTGACTGAGCAGCTGAAGCAGGCTGTGGACAACGCTCGTAGCACGTTTGACGGTGCGGGCGACGACAAGGAGCTGAAGGACGCTGTGTCCTCCTTTGCGAGCGACGCCGAGTCCATCGTGCGCAACATCGGCGACTCCGCCGAGGCCGGCGAGGCGAAGGATGCGTTCAAGCTGGTCGCTGAGGAGATCCGCGACGCGTTCGGCAACATTGACGCTGATGACGCGAAGCAGCGCATCGAGTCCGTGGTTGCGCGTGTGCAGGAGCGCATCGCTGACCTGGGCGGCAAGAAGTAA